Genomic window (Deltaproteobacteria bacterium):
CCAAGCTGGTCTTCGCACGCGACACGAAGCGCCTGGTCGGCGCCGGCATCGTCGGTCCGCACGCGGGCGAGCTGATCTCCGAGTGCGCGCTGGCGATCGAGATGGGCGCCGACGCCGAGGACGTGGCCCTCACCGTGCACCCCCATCCAACGCTCTCGGAGACCGTCGCGTTCGCGGCCGAGGTGGCGGCCGGCACCGTCACCGACCTGTACGTGCCGCGGCGCCGGCGTTGAGACCGGGGCGCGGACTCACTCCGAGTTGAAGCCGCCGTTGTTGCTCGAGAAGCTGCTCGGGCCGAAGGTGCTGTTCGAGCGATTCGTGCCGAGGCTCGAGGCGGTCCCGAGACCGCTCGATCGCGCCGAGGCCGACGAGGACTCCTCGCTCCCCCGGCGGCCCCGGCGGCTGCGGCCCTGATCGCGGGTCGAGCGGCGGTCGGCGAGGCGCTCGCGGGAGCGCGCGGCGAGGCTGCTCCTGGCCCGCGCCCGCGCACCGCCGCGCAGCATCGCCCCCCGGCCCGCCACCGAGCTCCCGCTCGTCGTCGCGACACCCGACTGGAGGCGCCCACTCGCCCAGGCGCGCTGGAGCCAGACACGGGTCGCGGTGCCGAGCGGGATCGTGTCGCCCTCGGCCGGCCGCTGGCGCCAGTTGACGTCCTGGTTGAGCTGGCGCGTGCGATCGGCGACCTCGGCGGGGGGCGGCTCCTTGCCGGGCGTGCAGACGTCGCAGGCGGCGGGGGGCAGCTCCAGGACCGGCCGTTCGCCGCTCCCGGCGCGGGCGGGCTCGACCGGCAGCGCGCTCGCGAGGGCCAGCGCGAGAACGGCCCGGGCGCAGCCGCGCACGCGCGCGGCGCGCCCCACGCGTGCCGGGGTCGTCGCCGACGGGAGCTCGTGGGGCATCGCCATCCCCTCCGCAGCGGGCCACCGTACGCGAGCCGGCCGCCGCGCGCCAACCGGCCCGGCCGGCTGGCCGGCACCGGCGCCGGCAGCTACCTGATCGCCTCCCACCGCCGGACGAGGGCCCATGGACGCGCTCCTGACCACCGAGAACCTGGTTGCGCTGCTCACGCTCACGAGCCTCGAGATCGTGCTCGGGATCGACAACATCGTCTTCATCTCGATCCTGACCGCGAAGCTCCCCGCCCACCAGCAGTCCGGCGCGCGCCGCGTGGGCCTCCTGCTCGCGATGGGCATGCGGATCGGGCTCCTCCTGGCCCTCACCTGGATGATGAAGCTCACCCGGGTCCTGTTCACGGCCTTCGAGCACGAGTTCACGGGCCGCGACCTGATCCTGCTCGTCGGCGGCTTCTTCCTCGTCGCGAAGGCCACCTGGGAGATCCACGACAAGCTCGAGGGCGGCCCCCACGAGGAGAGCGGGGTGCGCCGGCACGCCGCGTACGGGTCGATCCTGCTCCAGATCATGCTGCTCGACGTCGTCTTCTCGCTCGACTCCGTGATCACTGCCGTCGGCATGGCGCGCAGCATCGAGGTGATGATCGCGGCGGTGGTCCTCGCGGTGCTCGCCATGATGGTCTTCGCGAATCCGATCGCCCGCTTCATCGAGGCCCATCCCACCATGAAGATGCTGGCGCTCTCCTTCCTGCTGCTGATCGGGGTGATCCTGATCGCCGACGGCACGGGCCAGCACGTCGGGAAGGGCTACGTCTACTCGGCGATGGCGTTCTCGCTCTTCGTCGAGATCCTGAACCTCCGCGTGCGCCACGTGAGCGGGCCGCCGGTGGAGCTGCACCGGCGCTACGCCGCCGGGGACTAGAACCCCTCGCACGGACCCGCCCCCGACCCGGGCG
Coding sequences:
- a CDS encoding TerC family protein → MDALLTTENLVALLTLTSLEIVLGIDNIVFISILTAKLPAHQQSGARRVGLLLAMGMRIGLLLALTWMMKLTRVLFTAFEHEFTGRDLILLVGGFFLVAKATWEIHDKLEGGPHEESGVRRHAAYGSILLQIMLLDVVFSLDSVITAVGMARSIEVMIAAVVLAVLAMMVFANPIARFIEAHPTMKMLALSFLLLIGVILIADGTGQHVGKGYVYSAMAFSLFVEILNLRVRHVSGPPVELHRRYAAGD